From the Lolium rigidum isolate FL_2022 chromosome 2, APGP_CSIRO_Lrig_0.1, whole genome shotgun sequence genome, one window contains:
- the LOC124689299 gene encoding F-box/LRR-repeat protein At3g03360-like, whose amino-acid sequence MKKKKGNVAVSAAAAGPAPKKREPHGTARKRGRRSDAGDLISRLPDAILGTIISLLPTKDGGRTQALSRRWRHLWRSAPLNLQVSLCQNTAVPVPAARTIISRHAGPARRFCFPCLRAGRVTCAELESWLHSRALAGLQELDISYGHYSAPAGTSYPLPPSVLLHSAPTLLVARISDCDFPDQIAPTVNFPLLKHLSLLYVSISGKVFHGLLSACRSLESLYMSKFRSVDSLCVSSPTLRTIAFQGSAKVELVIEDAPNLERLLIPESERDDCVTIRVISAPKLKILGPYSPDFHKIRIFQGMMSPVSSANSMHTLKVLALRSSGHGLHTVLNVLRGFPCLERLYVIFYKHHEMDKKNEAWHDPLFPIECLKTYLRKVVLKSYVGYDEQQVGFARFFVLNAKVENRASRDAQFEFRSNCYWTDSQINKCIHDFSVADPFRHP is encoded by the exons atgaagaagaagaagggcaatGTCGCGGTGTCGGCGGCCGCAGCCGGACCTGCTCCGAAGAAGAGAGAACCCCATGGAACCGCTCGGAAGCGGGGACGACGAAGTGACGCCGGTGACCTGATCAGCCGCCTTCCCGACGCCATCCTCGGCACCATCATCTCCCTCCTCCCCACCAAGGACGGCGGCCGCACGCAGGCGCTCTCTCGACGATGGCGCCACCTGTGGCGCTCCGCACCTCTCAACCTCCAGGTCAGCCTCTGCCAGAACACCGCCGTCCCCGTCCCAGCCGCCCGCACCATAATCTCCCGGCACGCTGGCCCCGCCCGCCGGTTCTGCTTCCCCTGCCTCCGCGCCGGCCGCGTCACCTGCGCCGAGCTGGAGAGCTGGCTGCACTCCCGAGCCCTCGCCGGCCTCCAGGAGCTTGACATCAGCTACGGGCACTACTCCGCGCCAGCGGGGACGAGCTACCCGCTGCCGCCGTCCGTACTCCTCCACTCCGCGCCCACCCTCCTCGTCGCCAGGATCAGCGACTGCGATTTCCCTGACCAGATCGCGCCGACCGTGAACTTCCCCCTCCTCAAGCACCTCTCCTTGCTTTACGTTTCGATCTCGGGGAAGGTCTTCCATGGCCTGCTCTCTGCATGCCGTTCCTTGGAGAGCTTGTACATGTCCAAGTTTCGTTCGGTGGACAGCCTCTGCGTTAGCTCCCCGACTCTTCGGACCATTGCCTTCCAAGGAAGTGCAAAAGTAGAACTGGTAATCGAGGATGCTCCGAACCTTGAGAGGTTACTTATACCTGAATCTGAGCGAGATGATTGTGTGACTATCCGGGTAATTAGCGCGCCTAAACTGAAGATATTGGGTCCTTACTCACCGGACTTCCACAAAATACGGATCTTCCAG ggTATGATGAGCCCAGTTAGCTCGGCAAACTCAATGCACACATTGAAGGTTTTGGCTCTCAGATCTTCCGGCCATGGACTGCACACAGTTCTTAACGTTCTCAGGGGGTTCCCTTGCTTGGAAAGGCTCTATGTTATT TTTTACAAACACCATGAGATGGATAAGAAAAACGAGGCTTGGCACGACCCACTATTTCCAATCGAATGCCTTAAGACCTATCTAAGAAAGGTGGTGCTCAAGTCATACGTAGGCTATGACGAGCAGCAGGTTGGCTTTGCGAGGTTCTTTGTTTTGAATGCGA AAGTGGAAAACagagcttcccgagatgctcaGTTTGAATTCAGGAGTAATTGTTATTGGACTGATAGCCAGATCAACAAGTGTATCCATGATTTCTCAGTAGCCGACCCCTTCAGACATCCATAG